A window of the Brassica napus cultivar Da-Ae chromosome C5, Da-Ae, whole genome shotgun sequence genome harbors these coding sequences:
- the LOC106367506 gene encoding auxin-responsive protein IAA7: protein MIGQLINLKATELCLGLPGGAEANENLAKSAVGNKRGFSETVDLMLNLQSNKEGAVDLNNVASASKETTLLKDPAKPPAKAQVVGWPPVRNYRKNIITQQKTSGKEEASSEKAGNSGGGASGAALVKVSMDGAPYLRKVDLKMYKSYQDLSDALAKMFSSFTMGNYGAQGMIDFMNESKLMDLLNSSDYVPSYEDKDSDWMLVGDVPWEMFVDSCKRLRIMKGAEAIGLAPRAMEKYCKNRS, encoded by the exons ATGATCGGACAGCTTATTAACCTCAAGGCAACGGAGCTCTGTCTCGGCCTCCCCGGCGGCGCTGAGGCCAACGAGAATCTGGCAAAATCGGCGGTGGGAAACAAGAGAGGCTTCTCAGAGACCGTTGATCTCATGCTCAATCTTCAATCCAACAAAGAAGGAGCCGTCGATCTTAACAACGTCGCCTCAGCTTCCAAAGAGACAACTCTTCTCAAAGACCCTGCTAAGCCTCCTGCTAA AGCCCAAGTTGTGGGATGGCCACCTGTGAGGAACTACAGGAAGAACATCATCACACAGCAGAAGACAAGCGGCAAGGAGGAGGCCAGCAGCGAGAAGGCTGGAAATAGCGGCGGAGGAGCTTCCGGAGCTGCATTGGTGAAGGTATCCATGGACGGAGCTCCCTACCTAAGGAAAGTGGACCTTAAGATGTACAAAAGCTATCAGGATCTCTCTGATGCTTTGGCTAAAATGTTCAGCTCCTTTACTATGG GAAACTATGGAGCACAAGGAATGATAGATTTCATGAACGAGAGCAAGCTAATGGATCTGCTTAATAGTTCTGATTACGTTCCAAGCTACGAGGACAAAGATAGCGATTGGATGCTCGTCGGGGATGTCCCATGGGA AATGTTTGTCGACTCATGCAAACGTTTGCGCATTATGAAGGGAGCTGAAGCAATTGGACTTG CTCCGAGAGCAATGGAGAAGTACTGCAAGAACAGATCCTGA